One genomic segment of Devosia sp. includes these proteins:
- a CDS encoding Hsp33 family molecular chaperone produces MTDNLLSSLGLDRPESGDDAVVPFTLDELDTRGRVVRLGAALDTILSRHDYPLPVARLLGEAVVLAALIGSSLKFEGRFILQTQTDGPVNLIVVDFDAPDGMRGYARFDQDAVVKAAEEGRITPADLLGNGHLAMTIDQGQHMERYQGIVALNGNSLEEVAHTYFMQSEQIPTQVRIAVAQMTTKGDHRARWRAGGMLVQHLPAHGGSVMADLPGNGDFDDPAMADPDFVEADGWAEAKAMLATVGDLELADPDLSPERLLFRLYHETGVRVFPPQDLVERCTCSPERIEDMLATNFSAEEREDMTVDGEIEVVCEFCSAAYRFNPHQFNSDE; encoded by the coding sequence ATGACCGACAATCTGCTCTCTTCGCTGGGGCTCGATCGCCCCGAGTCGGGCGACGATGCCGTGGTGCCCTTCACCCTTGATGAACTCGATACCCGCGGCCGCGTGGTCCGGCTTGGCGCCGCGCTCGACACCATTCTGAGCCGGCACGACTATCCGCTTCCGGTCGCGCGGCTACTGGGAGAGGCCGTCGTGCTGGCAGCGCTCATCGGCTCTTCGCTGAAGTTCGAAGGGCGTTTCATCCTCCAAACTCAGACCGACGGGCCGGTTAATCTGATCGTTGTCGATTTCGACGCGCCCGACGGTATGCGCGGCTATGCCCGCTTCGACCAGGACGCGGTGGTCAAGGCCGCCGAGGAGGGGCGGATCACGCCGGCCGACCTGCTCGGCAACGGCCATCTGGCCATGACCATCGACCAGGGGCAGCACATGGAGCGCTATCAGGGCATTGTCGCGCTGAACGGCAATTCGCTCGAGGAAGTGGCTCACACCTATTTCATGCAGTCCGAGCAGATCCCGACCCAGGTGCGGATCGCGGTGGCGCAGATGACCACCAAGGGCGATCATCGCGCGCGCTGGCGGGCGGGCGGCATGCTGGTGCAGCACCTGCCTGCCCATGGTGGATCGGTGATGGCCGATTTGCCGGGCAATGGCGATTTCGATGATCCCGCCATGGCCGATCCCGACTTCGTGGAGGCTGACGGCTGGGCCGAGGCCAAGGCCATGCTGGCGACAGTTGGTGATCTCGAACTGGCCGATCCTGACCTCTCGCCCGAGCGGCTGCTGTTCCGGCTCTACCACGAAACCGGCGTCCGGGTGTTCCCGCCGCAGGATCTGGTGGAACGCTGCACCTGTTCGCCCGAGCGGATCGAAGACATGCTGGCCACGAACTTTTCCGCCGAAGAGCGGGAAGACATGACCGTGGATGGCGAGATCGAAGTCGTCTGTGAATTCTGCTCGGCCGCCTACCGGTTCAATCCGCACCAGTTCAACTCGGACGAGTGA
- a CDS encoding autoinducer binding domain-containing protein — MSTIENLQSQTRADVILDIMNGAIQSYGFEKFIISGLPDRGQDVRPFVLLSGWNAEWFDRYTGLGYVHLDPVARHCFSTALPFEWADAPYDAEADLPARRVMEEARDFGMHEGFCVPVHMEGGMQGVVSLVGGQPDLTEKTRLELHMLALYAHGRMRFLNTTIPEGGRRRAITAREAEILKWAAGGKTASDIADITGLTVRTINQHCENAQKRLGTSNRLHTVVEAIRHKLIRL; from the coding sequence ATGTCGACAATTGAAAACCTGCAGAGCCAGACGCGGGCAGATGTCATTCTCGACATCATGAACGGGGCCATACAATCCTATGGCTTTGAGAAATTTATCATTTCCGGACTTCCAGATCGCGGCCAGGACGTGCGGCCCTTTGTGCTGTTGTCCGGATGGAATGCGGAATGGTTCGACCGCTATACGGGCCTCGGCTATGTGCATCTTGATCCGGTGGCACGCCACTGTTTCTCGACGGCTTTGCCGTTTGAATGGGCCGATGCACCCTATGATGCCGAAGCGGACCTGCCGGCACGCCGGGTGATGGAGGAGGCTCGCGACTTCGGGATGCATGAGGGCTTTTGTGTGCCCGTGCACATGGAGGGGGGCATGCAGGGCGTGGTTTCGCTGGTCGGCGGCCAGCCTGACCTGACCGAAAAGACCCGGCTGGAACTGCACATGCTGGCGCTCTACGCCCATGGGCGGATGCGCTTTCTCAACACCACAATCCCCGAGGGCGGCAGGCGGCGGGCCATTACCGCGCGCGAGGCCGAAATTCTCAAATGGGCCGCCGGGGGCAAGACCGCATCCGACATTGCCGATATTACGGGCCTCACGGTCCGCACCATCAACCAGCACTGCGAGAATGCCCAGAAGCGGCTGGGCACCAGCAATCGCCTGCACACCGTGGTCGAGGCCATCCGGCACAAACTCATCAGGCTTTGA
- a CDS encoding acyl-homoserine-lactone synthase, with the protein MLVHILRTPADAAGQALLEEHYRMRHRVFVDQQGWEALRRPDSRDVDAFDNDDATHILITSQSILVGGSRLTPLDRPNLLQTVFNGLVLGNLPAAPWLGADWTRFYVRPDRRQGRRRTPESAALFCAVMEHALCEGLAYITFVSSIYMLEHGTSVGWKITPLGPPAMIDGKPTIAAWIEVSEAALYNVRKATGMQRILVLGHRCMAPGAEHPPVH; encoded by the coding sequence ATGCTGGTTCATATCTTGCGCACACCCGCCGACGCGGCGGGACAGGCGCTGCTGGAAGAGCACTACCGGATGCGGCACCGGGTCTTCGTTGACCAGCAGGGCTGGGAAGCCCTGCGCCGCCCCGATAGTCGCGATGTCGATGCCTTCGACAATGACGACGCCACCCATATCCTGATTACCAGCCAGAGCATTCTGGTTGGCGGGTCGCGGCTGACCCCGCTCGACCGACCGAACTTGCTGCAGACTGTATTTAACGGACTTGTGCTCGGAAATCTCCCCGCTGCACCTTGGCTTGGGGCTGATTGGACGCGCTTTTACGTGCGGCCCGATCGACGCCAGGGCCGGCGGCGCACTCCCGAGTCTGCAGCCCTTTTCTGCGCGGTGATGGAACATGCCCTGTGTGAGGGGCTGGCCTATATCACCTTTGTTTCGTCCATCTACATGCTGGAGCATGGCACCAGCGTGGGCTGGAAGATCACCCCGCTTGGCCCGCCCGCCATGATCGACGGCAAACCGACGATTGCGGCCTGGATCGAGGTGTCGGAAGCGGCCCTTTACAATGTCCGCAAGGCGACCGGCATGCAGCGCATTCTGGTCCTGGGCCATCGCTGCATGGCGCCCGGCGCCGAGCATCCACCAGTTCACTAG